Proteins found in one Methylobacterium sp. CB376 genomic segment:
- a CDS encoding outer membrane protein, with protein MTTCIRVAALAGAALACGQAARAADLAPRPVPPAPAIALDWSGFYLGAQTGGFATGQGRRTFVSGDGGGLTPTVFGGRGGRTGIVAGTVEGRTIFEGVHAGYNWQRGDLVGGVEGDLSAAGPLDDVLASLRGRVGVATGRALVYGTAGLGILSAPGGRLGVFVGGNGGNGGNAGPGGAGGAGGNGFGTLTISQPGATRLGFAGGAGLEVRLTPRVGAGVEALYFLFDKGSPGIPREALTLRGRLTYHFGAEDPAEGPGAAPAFGAAPAWGAAPSWGAAPSWAGLYLGAQFGALYSPSGTRLAAAALANGEAGGAGTRGIDGGGGGGGAVAFAALQRGASALGGLHLGANAQSARLVYGAEADIDAGTDANHRVLGSLRGRLGWVLDRDLLLYGTAGLGLARDEGVRLVFAGNGGPGGNGGPLVAGPGGAGGAGGQALALRAADTQVGFVAGAGLQARLTDRLTAGVEGLYYGFRASGAALPGAGRAVAAGRDNDAVVLRTRLSFSLQP; from the coding sequence ATGACGACTTGTATTCGGGTGGCCGCACTGGCCGGCGCAGCGCTCGCCTGCGGGCAGGCGGCCCGCGCCGCCGACCTCGCGCCCCGCCCGGTGCCGCCCGCTCCCGCCATCGCCCTCGACTGGTCCGGCTTCTATCTCGGCGCGCAGACGGGCGGGTTCGCGACCGGCCAGGGCCGGCGCACCTTCGTCAGCGGCGACGGCGGCGGCCTCACCCCGACCGTGTTCGGGGGGCGCGGCGGGCGGACCGGGATCGTCGCCGGGACCGTCGAGGGGCGCACGATCTTCGAGGGCGTCCATGCCGGCTACAACTGGCAGCGGGGCGACCTCGTCGGCGGGGTGGAGGGCGACCTCAGCGCCGCCGGGCCGCTCGACGACGTGCTGGCCAGCCTCCGGGGGCGCGTCGGCGTCGCGACGGGGCGCGCGCTCGTCTACGGCACGGCCGGCCTCGGGATCCTCTCCGCGCCGGGGGGACGGCTCGGCGTCTTCGTCGGCGGCAACGGCGGCAACGGCGGCAATGCCGGGCCGGGGGGCGCGGGCGGCGCGGGCGGCAACGGCTTCGGGACGCTCACAATCTCCCAGCCGGGCGCGACGCGCCTCGGCTTCGCCGGCGGCGCCGGGCTGGAGGTCAGGCTCACCCCGCGGGTCGGGGCGGGGGTCGAGGCCCTCTACTTCCTGTTCGACAAGGGCAGCCCCGGGATCCCGCGCGAGGCGCTCACCCTGCGCGGGCGCCTGACCTACCATTTCGGGGCCGAGGACCCGGCGGAGGGGCCGGGCGCCGCGCCCGCCTTCGGCGCCGCGCCCGCTTGGGGCGCCGCGCCCTCTTGGGGCGCCGCGCCTTCCTGGGCCGGCCTCTATCTCGGGGCGCAGTTCGGCGCCCTCTACAGCCCCTCGGGAACCCGCCTCGCCGCGGCGGCCCTGGCGAACGGCGAGGCCGGCGGGGCCGGTACCCGCGGCATCGACGGCGGCGGCGGGGGCGGCGGCGCCGTGGCCTTCGCGGCCCTGCAGCGGGGCGCCTCGGCGCTCGGCGGGCTGCATCTCGGCGCGAACGCGCAGAGCGCCCGCCTCGTCTACGGCGCCGAGGCCGACATCGATGCCGGCACCGACGCCAACCACCGCGTCCTCGGCAGCCTGCGCGGGCGCCTCGGCTGGGTGCTGGACCGCGACCTCCTGCTCTACGGCACGGCCGGCCTCGGGCTGGCGCGGGACGAGGGGGTTCGGCTGGTCTTCGCCGGCAATGGCGGCCCGGGCGGCAATGGCGGCCCGCTCGTCGCCGGGCCCGGGGGCGCCGGCGGCGCGGGGGGGCAGGCCCTCGCCCTGCGCGCGGCGGACACCCAGGTCGGCTTCGTCGCGGGGGCCGGCCTGCAGGCGCGCCTCACCGACCGTCTGACGGCGGGGGTCGAGGGGCTCTACTACGGTTTCCGGGCGAGCGGCGCCGCGCTCCCCGGCGCGGGCCGCGCCGTCGCGGCCGGGCGGGACAACGACGCCGTCGTGCTGCGCACCCGTCTCTCGTTCAGCCTGCAGCCCTGA
- the cyoC gene encoding cytochrome o ubiquinol oxidase subunit III, whose protein sequence is MHETTAPPGATAPVFYETEEHAHGDGGTLLGFWVYLMGDCLIFAVLFATFGVLGRNYAAGPSGADLFDLRLVALNTSLLLLSSITYGFAMLEMDKDRLDMTRRWLIITGLFGAGFLMIELYEFGHLIHEGATPQRSAFLSAFFTLVGTHGLHVTFGIVWLLTLLAQLRRYGLVAETRRGLLCLSMFWHFLDVVWIGVFTFVYLMGAMR, encoded by the coding sequence ATGCACGAGACCACCGCTCCGCCCGGCGCCACCGCGCCGGTCTTCTACGAGACCGAGGAGCACGCCCACGGCGACGGCGGCACGCTGCTCGGCTTCTGGGTCTACCTGATGGGGGATTGCCTCATCTTCGCGGTCCTGTTCGCCACCTTCGGCGTGCTGGGCCGCAACTACGCGGCGGGCCCGTCCGGGGCCGACCTGTTCGACCTGCGGCTCGTCGCGCTGAACACCAGCCTGCTGCTGCTGTCCTCCATCACCTACGGCTTCGCCATGCTGGAGATGGACAAGGACCGGCTCGACATGACCCGGCGCTGGCTGATCATCACCGGCCTGTTCGGGGCGGGCTTCCTGATGATCGAACTCTACGAGTTCGGCCACCTGATCCACGAGGGCGCCACGCCCCAGCGCAGCGCCTTCCTGTCCGCCTTCTTCACGCTGGTCGGGACGCACGGGCTGCACGTGACCTTCGGCATCGTCTGGCTCCTCACCCTGCTGGCGCAGCTGCGGCGCTACGGGCTGGTCGCCGAGACCCGGCGCGGGCTCCTCTGCCTGTCGATGTTCTGGCACTTCCTCGACGTGGTCTGGATCGGCGTCTTCACCTTCGTGTACCTGATGGGAGCCATGCGATGA
- a CDS encoding MFS transporter encodes MAIDQVQGAPPSSGPLERDARLVSSDHKVSPNEIAIGVIIGRAAEYFDFFVFAIASVVVFPKVFFPFAEPLTATLYAFAMFSLAFIARPIGSVIFTAIDRRHGRGVKLTAALFLLGFSTMAISFLPSYEQIGPWSLYLLGILRFGQGLALGGAWDGLASLLALNAPIERRGFYAALPQLGAPIGFIVASVLFAFFLLNLSEGDFIDWGWRYPFFCAFAINVVALFSRLRLVATEEFANLLERRRLEPSPILPLIRSHARELLIGALIPLASFALFHLVTVFPISWITLFTQRSAGEFLMVQCSGAFICAGAVLASGLIADQIGRRRLLILSAGLIAIFAIGSTIAPLLVEENAIGQTIYVNAGFALLGLSYGQSSGAVTARLEQRYRYTGAALTNDLAWLLGAGFAPLIVLFLSARYGLACVGLYLLSGAVTTLLVLTLSRSEIRQV; translated from the coding sequence ATGGCAATAGATCAGGTTCAGGGTGCGCCGCCCTCCTCCGGGCCGCTCGAGCGCGACGCCCGCCTGGTGTCCAGCGACCACAAGGTCTCGCCGAACGAGATCGCGATCGGCGTCATCATCGGCCGGGCCGCCGAGTATTTCGATTTCTTCGTGTTCGCGATCGCCTCGGTGGTGGTCTTCCCCAAGGTCTTCTTCCCCTTCGCGGAGCCGCTGACGGCGACGCTCTACGCCTTCGCGATGTTCTCGCTGGCCTTCATCGCGCGACCGATCGGCTCGGTGATCTTCACCGCCATCGACCGGCGCCACGGCCGCGGCGTCAAGCTGACGGCCGCGCTGTTCCTGCTCGGCTTCTCCACGATGGCGATCTCGTTCCTGCCGAGCTACGAGCAAATCGGCCCCTGGTCCCTCTACCTCCTCGGGATCCTGCGGTTCGGGCAGGGCCTCGCCCTCGGCGGCGCCTGGGACGGGCTCGCCTCGCTCCTCGCCCTCAACGCCCCGATCGAGCGCCGCGGCTTCTACGCGGCGCTGCCCCAGCTCGGCGCGCCGATCGGCTTCATCGTGGCGAGCGTGCTGTTCGCCTTCTTCCTGCTCAACCTCTCGGAGGGCGACTTCATCGACTGGGGCTGGCGCTACCCGTTCTTCTGCGCCTTCGCCATCAACGTGGTGGCGCTGTTCTCGCGGCTGCGGCTGGTGGCGACCGAGGAATTCGCGAACCTGTTGGAGCGGCGCAGGCTCGAACCCTCGCCGATCCTCCCGCTGATCCGCAGCCACGCGCGCGAATTGCTCATCGGCGCGCTGATCCCGCTCGCGAGCTTCGCGCTGTTCCACCTCGTCACGGTCTTTCCGATCAGCTGGATCACGCTGTTCACCCAGCGCTCGGCGGGCGAGTTCCTGATGGTGCAGTGCTCGGGCGCCTTCATCTGCGCCGGCGCGGTGCTGGCCTCGGGCCTGATCGCCGACCAGATCGGCCGGCGCAGGCTCCTGATCCTCTCGGCCGGCCTGATCGCGATCTTCGCCATCGGCAGCACCATCGCGCCCCTGCTCGTCGAGGAGAACGCGATCGGCCAGACCATCTACGTGAATGCCGGCTTCGCCCTGCTCGGCCTGTCCTACGGGCAATCCTCCGGCGCCGTGACCGCGCGGCTGGAGCAGCGCTACCGCTACACGGGCGCGGCGCTCACCAACGACCTCGCCTGGCTGCTCGGGGCCGGCTTCGCGCCGCTGATCGTCCTGTTCCTGTCGGCGCGCTACGGGCTCGCCTGCGTCGGCCTCTACCTCCTGTCGGGGGCGGTCACCACCCTGCTGGTGCTCACCCTCTCCCGGTCGGAGATCCGGCAGGTCTGA
- the cyoA gene encoding ubiquinol oxidase subunit II, which produces MTALAMPSVPAPAAPSPAARAAPPAGLGAALRAGLRAGALLAVAGSLAGCNLVVMNPSGDVAIQQRNLILASTALMLLVIVPVIALTFVFAWRYRASNHDAPYDPDWHHSTQLEVVIWTVPLLIIIALGAMTWVSTHTLDPYRPLARIGPNKPVPPGIDHLNVQVVALDWKWLFLYPDLGIATVNEMAAPANVPIAFKITSSSVWNTFYVPALAGMIYAMPGMQTNLHAVMNHEGDFRGQSAHYSGSGFSRMNFDFRSLSQQGFDAWVAKVKASGTALDRAAYLALEKPSEADPVRYYGRVESGLYDAILGLCVEPGRMCVAEMHHIDKAGGAGRDSEANRDRLDYDNRRLESGHEPPGATAPASGRPPLGSVQPEGMKPRDQELSRGGINPPRGEPGPGGGVAPPGSGEPAPAQLNDRPAQPHQH; this is translated from the coding sequence GTGACCGCCCTCGCCATGCCGTCCGTCCCCGCTCCCGCCGCCCCCTCCCCCGCCGCCCGCGCGGCCCCGCCCGCCGGGCTGGGCGCGGCCCTGCGCGCGGGGCTGCGCGCGGGCGCGCTCCTCGCCGTCGCGGGATCGCTCGCGGGCTGCAACCTCGTCGTCATGAATCCGTCCGGCGACGTGGCGATCCAGCAGCGCAACCTCATCCTGGCCTCCACCGCGCTGATGCTGCTCGTCATCGTGCCGGTGATCGCGCTCACCTTCGTGTTCGCGTGGCGCTACCGCGCCTCGAACCACGACGCGCCCTACGATCCGGACTGGCACCACTCGACCCAGCTCGAAGTGGTGATCTGGACCGTGCCGCTCCTGATCATCATCGCGCTCGGCGCCATGACCTGGGTGAGCACGCACACCCTGGATCCCTACCGCCCGCTGGCCCGGATCGGGCCCAACAAGCCCGTCCCGCCCGGCATCGACCACCTCAACGTCCAGGTCGTCGCCCTCGACTGGAAGTGGCTGTTCCTCTACCCGGACCTCGGCATCGCCACGGTCAACGAGATGGCGGCGCCCGCGAACGTGCCGATCGCCTTCAAGATCACCTCCTCGTCGGTCTGGAACACCTTCTACGTCCCGGCGCTGGCCGGGATGATCTACGCCATGCCGGGCATGCAGACGAACCTGCACGCGGTGATGAACCACGAGGGCGACTTCCGCGGCCAGTCGGCGCATTACAGCGGGTCCGGGTTCTCGCGGATGAACTTCGACTTCCGCAGCCTGAGCCAGCAGGGCTTCGACGCCTGGGTGGCGAAGGTGAAGGCGTCCGGGACGGCGCTCGACCGCGCCGCCTACCTGGCGCTGGAGAAGCCGAGCGAGGCGGATCCGGTCCGCTATTACGGCCGCGTCGAGAGCGGCCTCTACGACGCGATCCTGGGGCTCTGCGTCGAGCCCGGCCGGATGTGCGTCGCCGAGATGCACCACATCGACAAGGCGGGCGGCGCCGGCCGCGACAGCGAGGCGAACCGCGACAGGCTCGACTACGACAACCGCCGGCTCGAGAGCGGCCACGAGCCGCCCGGGGCCACGGCGCCCGCCTCCGGGCGCCCGCCGCTCGGCTCCGTCCAGCCCGAGGGCATGAAGCCCCGCGACCAGGAGCTCAGCCGCGGCGGCATCAACCCACCCCGGGGCGAGCCCGGACCGGGCGGCGGCGTCGCCCCGCCCGGCAGCGGGGAGCCGGCACCGGCCCAGCTGAACGACCGGCCCGCCCAACCCCACCAGCACTGA
- the cyoD gene encoding cytochrome o ubiquinol oxidase subunit IV, with the protein MSAVAQADLPRKAHDAGAGDGAHGSAHHPGGAHGSFRGYVTGFVLSVILTAIPFWLVMANTLDDTLVTSIVIMALAAVQIVVHMIYFLHMNTKSEGGWTFMALVFTLTLVVITLAGSIWVMYHMDQNMMPMSPHEALQRP; encoded by the coding sequence ATGAGCGCGGTGGCGCAGGCGGACCTTCCGCGCAAGGCCCACGACGCGGGGGCCGGGGACGGCGCGCACGGGAGCGCCCACCATCCCGGGGGGGCGCATGGCAGCTTCCGCGGCTACGTGACCGGCTTCGTGCTGTCGGTGATCCTCACCGCCATCCCGTTCTGGCTGGTGATGGCCAACACCCTCGACGACACGCTGGTCACCAGCATCGTGATCATGGCGCTCGCGGCGGTGCAGATCGTGGTCCACATGATCTACTTCCTGCACATGAACACGAAGTCGGAGGGCGGCTGGACCTTCATGGCGCTGGTCTTCACGCTCACGCTGGTCGTGATCACGCTGGCCGGGTCGATATGGGTGATGTACCACATGGACCAGAACATGATGCCGATGTCGCCGCACGAGGCGCTGCAGCGGCCCTGA
- the cyoB gene encoding cytochrome o ubiquinol oxidase subunit I, with translation MVSNLDLQQLIFGRLTLDAIPYHEPILVGTFLAVAAGGVLLLGAITWLGQWGYLWREWFTSVDHKKIGIMYVVLAIIMLLRGFADALMMVTQKALSVGASEGYLPPHHYDQVFTAHGMIMIFFMAMPFVTGIMNYVMPLQIGARDVAFPFLNNFSFWMTAGGAALTMLSLFVGEFARTGWLAYPPLSGAAYSPGVGVDYYIWGLQVAGVGTTLSGINLIVTIVKMRAPGMSMMKMPVFCWTTLASNAIIVTIFPVLTATLALLALDRYVGTHFFTNDFGGNSMLYMNLIWIWGHPEVYVLVLPAFGIFSEVVSTFCGKRLFGYTSMVYATMVIALVSWLVWLHHFFTMGSGANVNAFFGITTMIISIPTGAKVFNWLFTMYRGRIRFETPMIWVIGFIPTFVLGGLTGVLLAVPPADFVLHNSLFLVAHFHNVIIGGVVFGLLAGVNYWHPKAFGYKLDPFWGKVSFWCWLIGFWTVFAPIYALGLMGVTRRTQHFEDPAVQPYLTVAAVGVFIILAGILAFVVQIVVSYLRREQLRDLTGDPWGGRTLEWSTTSPPPPYNFAFTPIIHDHDAWWDMKRRGHDRPMQGFRPIHMPRNTAAGVVLAGLSTVLGFALIWYIWWLAALSFVALIATAIRHTFDHDRDFYIPAEDVVRLESSRPAQLAEGA, from the coding sequence ATGGTCTCGAACCTCGATCTCCAGCAACTGATCTTCGGGCGCCTGACGCTCGACGCGATCCCGTACCACGAGCCGATCCTGGTCGGGACCTTCCTGGCGGTGGCGGCCGGCGGCGTGCTGCTGCTCGGCGCCATCACCTGGCTCGGCCAGTGGGGCTACCTCTGGCGGGAATGGTTCACCAGCGTCGATCACAAGAAGATCGGCATCATGTACGTCGTGCTCGCCATCATCATGCTGCTGCGCGGCTTCGCGGACGCGCTGATGATGGTCACCCAGAAGGCGCTCTCGGTCGGCGCCTCCGAGGGCTACCTGCCGCCGCACCATTACGACCAGGTCTTCACCGCCCACGGCATGATCATGATCTTCTTCATGGCGATGCCGTTCGTCACCGGCATCATGAACTACGTGATGCCGCTGCAGATCGGGGCGCGCGACGTCGCCTTCCCGTTCCTCAACAATTTCAGCTTCTGGATGACGGCCGGCGGCGCCGCGCTCACGATGCTGTCCCTGTTCGTCGGCGAGTTCGCCCGCACCGGGTGGCTCGCCTACCCGCCGCTCTCCGGCGCCGCCTACTCGCCCGGGGTCGGGGTCGACTACTACATCTGGGGCCTGCAGGTCGCGGGCGTCGGCACCACCCTGTCGGGGATCAACCTCATCGTCACGATCGTGAAGATGCGGGCGCCCGGCATGAGCATGATGAAGATGCCGGTCTTCTGCTGGACGACGCTCGCCAGCAACGCCATCATCGTCACGATCTTCCCGGTCCTGACCGCGACCCTGGCCCTGCTCGCCCTCGATCGTTACGTGGGAACGCACTTCTTCACGAACGATTTCGGCGGCAACTCGATGCTCTACATGAACCTGATCTGGATCTGGGGGCATCCGGAGGTGTACGTGCTGGTCCTGCCGGCCTTCGGGATCTTCTCGGAGGTGGTCTCGACCTTCTGCGGCAAGCGGCTGTTCGGCTACACCTCGATGGTCTACGCCACGATGGTGATCGCGCTGGTGTCCTGGCTGGTCTGGCTGCACCACTTCTTCACCATGGGGTCGGGCGCCAACGTCAATGCCTTCTTCGGCATCACCACCATGATCATCTCGATCCCGACCGGCGCGAAGGTGTTCAACTGGCTGTTCACCATGTATCGCGGGCGGATCCGGTTCGAGACGCCGATGATCTGGGTGATCGGCTTCATCCCGACCTTCGTGCTCGGCGGGCTGACCGGCGTGCTCCTGGCGGTGCCGCCGGCGGACTTCGTGCTGCACAACAGCCTGTTCCTGGTCGCCCACTTCCACAACGTGATCATCGGGGGCGTGGTGTTCGGGCTGCTCGCCGGGGTGAACTACTGGCATCCCAAGGCCTTCGGCTACAAGCTCGATCCGTTCTGGGGCAAGGTCTCGTTCTGGTGCTGGCTCATCGGCTTCTGGACGGTCTTCGCGCCGATCTACGCGCTCGGCCTGATGGGCGTGACGCGCCGCACCCAGCACTTCGAGGACCCGGCCGTGCAGCCCTACCTGACCGTGGCGGCGGTCGGGGTCTTCATCATCCTGGCCGGGATCCTGGCCTTCGTGGTCCAGATCGTGGTCAGCTATCTCCGGCGCGAGCAGCTGCGCGACCTCACCGGCGATCCCTGGGGCGGGCGGACGCTCGAATGGTCGACCACCTCGCCGCCGCCGCCCTACAACTTCGCCTTCACGCCCATCATCCACGACCACGACGCCTGGTGGGACATGAAGCGGCGCGGCCACGACCGGCCCATGCAGGGCTTCCGGCCCATCCACATGCCCAGGAACACGGCGGCCGGCGTGGTCCTGGCCGGCCTGAGCACGGTGCTGGGCTTCGCGCTGATCTGGTACATCTGGTGGCTGGCGGCCTTGTCCTTCGTGGCGCTGATCGCCACCGCGATCCGGCACACGTTCGACCACGACCGGGACTTCTACATCCCGGCCGAGGACGTCGTCCGGCTCGAGAGCAGCCGGCCGGCGCAGCTGGCCGAGGGGGCGTGA
- a CDS encoding ketopantoate reductase family protein, with product MPRNILILGASYGSLLATKLLMAGHNVTLVCRRNTADLINREGTEVRIKLRDEPSHRAIRSRDLPGRLDARLPEEVDVSGYDLVGLAMQEPQYNNHTIRVLMIKIAEARLPCLSIMNMPPLPYLKRIPALADMDLEQAYTNAGVWDRFVPGLVSLCSPDPQAYRPPDEGANVLHVGLPTNFKAAPFEDEAHTGLLRELEADIDAVRLDGQDVPVKLKVFDSLFVPLAKWSMLLTGNYRCITPTEPQSIRDAVHGDLARSRMIYEHVDAVARRLGADPQDQVPFEKYAKAAESLLNPSSAARAVAKGAPSIERVDLLVKLISHQLGAPNEEIDRTVQTVDRKLDERVIVGGSDAG from the coding sequence ATGCCGCGCAACATCCTGATCCTGGGCGCCTCCTACGGCTCCCTGCTCGCCACCAAGCTCCTGATGGCGGGCCACAACGTGACCCTGGTCTGCCGCCGGAACACCGCCGACCTGATCAACCGCGAGGGTACCGAGGTCCGCATCAAGCTGCGCGACGAGCCGAGCCACCGGGCGATCCGCTCGCGCGACCTGCCCGGGCGCCTGGACGCGCGGCTGCCCGAGGAGGTGGACGTGTCGGGCTACGACCTGGTCGGGCTCGCCATGCAGGAGCCGCAATACAACAACCACACGATCCGCGTCCTGATGATCAAGATCGCCGAGGCGAGGTTGCCCTGCCTCTCGATCATGAACATGCCGCCCCTGCCCTACCTCAAGCGGATCCCGGCGCTGGCGGACATGGACCTGGAACAGGCCTACACCAATGCCGGGGTGTGGGACCGGTTCGTGCCGGGCCTCGTGTCGCTCTGCTCGCCCGATCCGCAGGCCTACCGCCCGCCGGACGAGGGCGCGAACGTGCTCCACGTCGGGCTGCCGACCAATTTCAAGGCGGCGCCCTTCGAGGACGAGGCCCATACCGGGCTGCTCCGGGAGCTGGAGGCGGATATCGACGCCGTGCGGCTCGACGGCCAGGACGTCCCGGTGAAGCTCAAGGTGTTCGACTCGCTGTTCGTCCCGCTGGCGAAGTGGTCGATGCTGCTGACCGGCAATTACCGCTGCATCACGCCGACGGAGCCGCAATCGATCCGCGACGCCGTGCACGGCGACCTCGCCCGCTCGCGGATGATCTACGAGCACGTCGACGCCGTGGCCCGGCGGCTGGGCGCCGACCCGCAGGATCAGGTGCCGTTCGAGAAATACGCCAAGGCGGCGGAGAGCCTGCTCAACCCCTCCTCGGCCGCCCGGGCGGTGGCGAAGGGGGCGCCCTCCATCGAGCGGGTCGACCTCCTGGTCAAGCTGATCTCGCACCAGCTCGGCGCGCCGAACGAGGAGATCGACCGCACGGTCCAGACCGTCGACCGCAAGCTCGACGAGCGGGTCATCGTCGGCGGATCCGACGCCGGCTGA
- a CDS encoding PaaI family thioesterase codes for MAAPFDPAAAGWERVDLSEFMDLIGPIWQRPGGTGLLYGLLTAEKHRNRNGVVHGGVMATLLDMALGRASAQAQGGRKQATINLDVQFLAPVRAGEFLVAECRVVRATRAIMFMHGSLSVEARVCAVAQGTWKILGA; via the coding sequence GTGGCAGCCCCGTTCGATCCGGCCGCGGCCGGCTGGGAGCGAGTCGACCTGTCCGAGTTCATGGACCTGATCGGGCCGATCTGGCAGCGGCCCGGCGGGACGGGCCTCCTCTACGGCCTGCTCACCGCGGAGAAGCACCGCAACCGCAACGGGGTCGTGCACGGCGGCGTGATGGCGACGCTCCTCGACATGGCCCTCGGCCGCGCCTCCGCGCAGGCCCAGGGCGGCCGCAAGCAGGCCACGATCAATCTCGACGTGCAGTTCCTCGCTCCCGTCCGAGCGGGCGAGTTCCTGGTGGCCGAGTGCCGCGTCGTGCGGGCCACCCGCGCGATCATGTTCATGCACGGGAGCCTGAGCGTGGAGGCCCGGGTCTGCGCGGTCGCGCAGGGCACCTGGAAAATCCTGGGAGCCTGA
- a CDS encoding phasin, with translation MTVQNPFEVPAELRDFAEKSVEQAHKAVTAFFGNARKINETMQSSLKAYPLPAGAAYTRGLAFAEQNANAAFDVAHKIIRARDLQEAGQIQAEYIRAQFDALQAQAKEIYSVAKAA, from the coding sequence ATGACCGTTCAGAACCCCTTCGAAGTCCCCGCCGAGCTGCGCGACTTCGCCGAGAAGAGCGTCGAGCAGGCCCACAAGGCCGTGACCGCGTTCTTCGGCAACGCCCGCAAGATCAACGAGACCATGCAGTCCTCGCTGAAGGCGTACCCGCTTCCGGCCGGCGCCGCCTACACCCGCGGCCTCGCCTTCGCCGAGCAGAACGCCAACGCGGCCTTCGACGTCGCCCACAAGATCATCCGCGCCCGCGACCTCCAGGAAGCCGGCCAGATCCAGGCGGAGTACATCCGCGCCCAGTTCGACGCGCTCCAGGCCCAGGCCAAGGAGATCTACTCGGTCGCCAAGGCCGCGTAA
- a CDS encoding SURF1 family protein, whose translation MGDVPHGPEHDADVAARGAAAALTGRRPTGRRIAALLAFDAAALLVVAGLVALAAWQVHRRAWKLDLIARVEARVHAPPVPAPGPARWAQVTAASDEYRRVAATGRWLPDRATLVQAVTELGGGAWVLAPLARDDGTVILVNRGFVPADRRDPAGWRPLAPGPVTVEGLLRLSEPHGAFLQANDPAAGRWVSRDVAAIAAARGLSRVAPYFVDAARAPGETGLPVGGLTVIAFPNNHLVYAITWGTLALMAAAGALTVTLDILRPGLLPRRLGLRES comes from the coding sequence ATGGGTGATGTACCACATGGACCAGAACATGATGCCGATGTCGCCGCACGAGGCGCTGCAGCGGCCCTGACCGGCCGGCGCCCGACGGGGCGGCGGATCGCCGCCCTGCTCGCCTTCGACGCGGCGGCGCTCCTCGTCGTGGCCGGGCTCGTCGCCCTCGCGGCCTGGCAGGTCCATCGCCGCGCCTGGAAGCTCGACCTGATCGCCCGCGTGGAGGCACGGGTCCACGCGCCCCCGGTCCCGGCGCCCGGTCCGGCGCGCTGGGCGCAGGTCACGGCCGCCTCGGACGAGTACCGCCGCGTCGCCGCGACGGGCCGGTGGCTGCCGGACCGCGCGACGCTGGTCCAGGCCGTGACGGAGCTCGGCGGCGGCGCCTGGGTCCTCGCGCCGCTCGCGCGCGACGACGGGACGGTGATCCTCGTCAACCGCGGCTTCGTCCCGGCGGACCGGCGCGACCCGGCCGGCTGGCGGCCCCTCGCGCCCGGCCCCGTCACGGTCGAGGGGCTGCTGCGCCTCTCCGAGCCGCACGGCGCCTTCCTCCAGGCGAACGACCCGGCCGCCGGGCGCTGGGTGTCCCGGGACGTCGCCGCCATCGCGGCGGCGCGCGGCCTGTCGCGGGTCGCCCCCTACTTCGTCGACGCGGCGCGCGCGCCGGGCGAGACCGGGCTGCCGGTCGGCGGGCTGACGGTGATCGCCTTCCCCAACAACCACCTGGTCTACGCGATCACCTGGGGCACCCTCGCGCTGATGGCCGCGGCCGGGGCGCTCACCGTGACCCTCGACATCCTGCGGCCCGGCCTGCTCCCGCGGCGGCTCGGCCTGCGGGAGAGCTGA